One region of Prosthecobacter debontii genomic DNA includes:
- a CDS encoding FHA domain-containing protein produces the protein MPYLAFNLNDGNEFVFDLLDERLSIGRDIKNDIVIDNTYISGFHAEFVRQADGGYELVDLKSSNGTFVNGKRVERSRVKGGDKIRFGQLDSRFRERAPKGTAPATEVKPATASKGSPARTDGRRGDTESIPARDAKPSENTSPIEPTKLPLARSDATAKGPSVAPPPMAPISRPATLDPALQKQAEELREELAKLKQERDLLRTENEKEARRRDEVRALEKQIEDHRKTMAETEQKLASLKTALTTSETDVAGLDGKRREAANLESELESTRSELGKVQTDIAMATKSLQSLHTEADQVNTERSRQLKEKEALAEELAALRKQISEAEATKTAASQQQVEAKKAEAETLSSRGAELADLESRLTSRREDLASLEKQCEEASSKLSGLSTKSTQATATHEKLKAEQLQLENQIKDLHQQQEKLKAEQSQAEATAQQKLSEIEVQLRTKTEAVKALETREADLTNKLDDLASADSRLGTATEALKAVESHKAEIAAAIIQITQERDSLTRELLTTTEKGKAQHSLTQTLVTRREALEKQIQELSTQQEAASTTLGKTREDLRQVETHLTERQEEKKKLEAAEKRLQDQTTTLRQEVTTAETKLAELKKQVAAQEDRVKTLNDEEKKLAEIRSALVTSTQERDKVQSELQNLTLQQTAQENRLTTLKTDVEKVQADLATKLKELAEAESRTQALKKEAEALDIQVREHADIQSKLEQTRTSLTSATEEREKLTAILAPLIQQREDHEKTLPGLKAEAEALRAEMTTLLRDKQSTMAALEKAQTDRKAALDQTDALRKEAANLEKLLSDKRSSLEAETEAKLAEATAAETRLKDLQNNIEAAEKRTVGLAETEKKLASATQALQEAEKRRQTEEKTLTDLTRQQENLRLEIARLQAEAQNHNTQIVDLGRKSHSEQTRLADLVEKFEKAQTALQTADSKRLEAEASLAKAREEEKILRKQVPALNTEVAGLQAMLVGLNKERDEASQFVMRLNVATENNNKKLGELQQQISQLEEAHKVREERLMKAQAEVDREAARLKTAQEATRAAELAQQEAEKETKEARAKADAARTQSTGLETELSTRMDRIEKLKLEETRMQKEVEGQKLEIQGAQAVLAELNDKIRHEESRLSEFTQVGGKVLTLGAVLAGLETRQTEAGKTLRDAAERELALQVKINALQEAVNRETSRAEQIKKERVSLEAELSEATQKSEKQQAVLKAQESEQRKRLAENEQQLHEQIAHTERLKAELADLNDRRAEFTQAEAQLRHWQEIEARLRGQLLELEEKHEIMRRGLSTEDSTVIMFANDIIKRIDLIDALSSRYAGHNGGDVVSQIRTLRHSFEDILLQHGISEFDITAGTEVDVDLRKRITVVESVPGKNKPRVVETCRSGFIYSREEGHEVILRKVEVRTSSQ, from the coding sequence ATGCCTTATCTGGCCTTTAACCTCAATGATGGGAACGAGTTTGTCTTCGACCTGCTCGATGAGCGGTTATCCATCGGCCGAGACATCAAGAACGACATCGTCATCGATAACACCTACATCTCGGGCTTTCACGCGGAGTTCGTGCGCCAAGCGGACGGCGGTTATGAGCTGGTGGACCTGAAGTCTTCGAACGGGACCTTTGTGAATGGCAAGCGGGTGGAACGTAGCCGGGTGAAAGGAGGGGACAAGATCCGTTTCGGTCAACTGGACTCGCGCTTCCGCGAGCGGGCCCCGAAAGGCACAGCCCCAGCCACGGAGGTGAAACCCGCCACGGCGAGTAAGGGGAGCCCAGCACGCACCGATGGCCGCCGAGGTGATACGGAATCCATCCCGGCTCGGGATGCGAAGCCGAGCGAGAACACTAGCCCGATCGAGCCCACGAAGCTGCCCCTGGCCCGGTCGGACGCGACCGCCAAAGGCCCCTCGGTAGCGCCGCCACCGATGGCACCGATCTCCCGCCCTGCCACCCTGGACCCCGCCCTGCAAAAACAGGCGGAGGAACTGCGGGAGGAACTGGCGAAACTGAAGCAGGAGCGCGATCTGCTGCGCACTGAAAATGAGAAGGAAGCCCGCCGCCGGGATGAGGTGCGTGCCCTGGAGAAGCAGATCGAAGATCACCGCAAGACCATGGCTGAAACGGAGCAGAAACTCGCCAGCCTGAAGACGGCTCTCACCACCTCCGAGACCGATGTGGCCGGACTGGACGGCAAGCGCCGAGAAGCCGCCAACCTGGAAAGCGAACTGGAGAGCACTCGCAGCGAATTGGGCAAGGTGCAGACCGACATCGCCATGGCCACCAAGAGCCTGCAATCTCTCCATACGGAAGCGGATCAGGTGAACACCGAGCGCAGCCGCCAGCTCAAGGAAAAGGAAGCACTGGCCGAAGAACTGGCTGCTCTGCGCAAGCAGATCAGCGAAGCCGAAGCGACTAAAACCGCCGCCAGCCAGCAGCAGGTGGAGGCGAAGAAGGCGGAAGCGGAAACACTGAGCAGCCGTGGTGCTGAGCTGGCGGATCTAGAAAGCCGCCTGACCTCCCGCCGTGAGGACCTCGCCTCGCTGGAGAAGCAGTGTGAGGAAGCCTCCTCCAAACTGAGTGGCCTGAGCACCAAGAGCACGCAAGCTACGGCCACTCACGAGAAGCTGAAAGCGGAACAGCTCCAGCTGGAGAACCAGATCAAGGATCTGCACCAGCAGCAGGAGAAACTGAAGGCGGAGCAGTCTCAAGCGGAGGCCACGGCCCAGCAAAAGCTGAGCGAGATCGAGGTCCAACTCCGCACGAAGACGGAGGCCGTCAAAGCCCTGGAAACCCGCGAGGCGGACCTCACGAATAAACTGGATGACCTCGCCTCAGCCGACAGCCGGCTCGGCACTGCCACGGAAGCGTTGAAAGCAGTGGAATCTCACAAGGCGGAGATCGCTGCGGCCATCATCCAGATCACCCAGGAGCGGGATAGCCTGACGCGCGAACTTTTGACCACCACCGAGAAGGGCAAGGCCCAGCACAGTCTCACGCAGACGCTGGTGACCCGGCGGGAGGCCCTGGAGAAGCAGATCCAAGAACTGTCCACCCAGCAGGAGGCTGCCTCGACCACTCTGGGAAAAACCCGCGAGGACTTGCGTCAAGTCGAGACCCATCTCACCGAACGGCAGGAGGAGAAAAAGAAGCTCGAGGCCGCGGAGAAACGTCTCCAGGACCAGACCACCACCCTGCGCCAAGAGGTGACGACTGCGGAAACCAAGCTGGCAGAACTGAAAAAGCAGGTCGCGGCTCAAGAGGATCGGGTGAAGACCCTGAATGACGAAGAGAAAAAGCTGGCGGAGATCCGTTCCGCACTCGTCACCAGCACGCAGGAGCGGGACAAGGTGCAGAGTGAACTGCAAAACCTCACCCTCCAACAGACCGCGCAGGAAAACCGCCTAACCACCCTCAAAACAGACGTGGAGAAGGTGCAGGCCGACCTCGCCACCAAGCTGAAGGAATTGGCGGAGGCCGAGAGCCGCACCCAAGCTCTGAAAAAGGAAGCCGAAGCCCTAGACATCCAGGTGCGCGAGCACGCCGACATCCAGAGCAAGCTGGAGCAGACCCGCACGTCCCTCACCAGCGCCACCGAAGAGCGCGAGAAGCTCACGGCCATCCTGGCCCCGCTCATCCAGCAGCGCGAAGATCATGAGAAGACCCTCCCGGGCCTGAAAGCCGAAGCCGAGGCCCTGCGCGCCGAGATGACGACGCTTTTACGCGATAAGCAGTCCACCATGGCCGCCCTGGAGAAGGCCCAGACGGATCGTAAAGCGGCCCTGGATCAGACCGATGCCCTGCGCAAGGAAGCCGCCAACCTGGAAAAACTGCTCTCTGACAAACGCAGCAGCCTCGAAGCCGAAACGGAGGCCAAGCTCGCCGAAGCCACGGCCGCGGAGACCCGCCTGAAGGACCTACAAAACAACATCGAAGCCGCCGAGAAACGCACCGTCGGACTGGCCGAAACCGAGAAGAAACTGGCCAGCGCCACCCAGGCCCTGCAAGAAGCTGAAAAGCGCCGTCAGACGGAAGAAAAGACCCTGACCGACCTAACTCGTCAGCAGGAGAACTTGCGCTTAGAGATCGCTCGCCTGCAGGCTGAGGCGCAGAACCACAACACGCAGATTGTGGATCTCGGCAGGAAGAGTCATAGCGAACAGACGCGGCTCGCCGATCTGGTGGAGAAGTTTGAGAAAGCCCAGACGGCCCTTCAGACGGCGGATTCTAAGCGCTTAGAAGCCGAAGCCTCCCTCGCCAAAGCCCGCGAAGAAGAAAAGATCCTGCGCAAGCAAGTCCCTGCACTCAACACGGAGGTGGCCGGTCTCCAGGCCATGCTGGTCGGGCTGAACAAAGAACGCGACGAAGCCTCCCAGTTCGTCATGCGGTTGAATGTCGCCACCGAGAATAACAACAAGAAACTCGGCGAGCTGCAGCAGCAAATTTCCCAACTCGAAGAGGCCCACAAGGTCCGTGAAGAACGCCTGATGAAAGCCCAAGCCGAGGTGGATCGTGAAGCCGCCCGCCTGAAGACGGCTCAAGAAGCCACCCGCGCCGCCGAGCTTGCCCAGCAGGAAGCTGAAAAGGAGACCAAAGAAGCCCGAGCCAAAGCCGATGCCGCCCGCACCCAATCCACTGGCCTGGAGACGGAGCTCAGCACCCGCATGGACCGCATCGAGAAGCTGAAGCTGGAGGAGACACGGATGCAGAAGGAAGTGGAAGGGCAGAAACTGGAAATCCAGGGAGCCCAAGCTGTGCTCGCCGAGCTCAACGACAAAATCCGGCACGAAGAGAGCCGCCTCTCCGAATTCACCCAGGTGGGCGGTAAAGTCCTCACCCTCGGGGCGGTGCTGGCCGGACTGGAGACTCGCCAAACCGAAGCCGGTAAGACGCTCCGCGATGCTGCCGAACGTGAGCTCGCCCTCCAAGTGAAGATCAATGCTCTGCAAGAGGCTGTGAACCGGGAGACCTCGCGGGCTGAGCAGATCAAAAAGGAACGAGTCTCTCTCGAAGCCGAACTTTCTGAGGCCACCCAAAAATCGGAGAAGCAGCAGGCGGTCCTCAAAGCTCAGGAGTCCGAGCAACGGAAACGCCTAGCCGAAAACGAGCAGCAGCTTCACGAGCAAATCGCCCATACGGAACGGCTCAAGGCCGAACTCGCGGACCTCAATGATCGCCGGGCTGAATTCACCCAAGCCGAGGCTCAACTCCGCCACTGGCAGGAGATCGAGGCGCGCCTGCGCGGACAACTCCTGGAACTGGAAGAGAAGCACGAGATCATGCGCCGCGGCCTCTCCACCGAGGATTCCACCGTGATCATGTTCGCCAATGACATCATCAAGCGCATTGACTTGATCGATGCGCTGTCCTCCCGCTATGCCGGACACAACGGCGGCGACGTGGTTTCTCAGATCCGCACCCTACGTCATTCGTTCGAGGATATCCTGCTCCAGCACGGCATCAGCGAGTTTGACATCACAGCAGGCACCGAAGTGGACGTGGATCTGCGGAAGCGCATCACCGTCGTGGAATCCGTGCCTGGCAAAAATAAGCCACGCGTGGTGGAAACCTGCCGCTCAGGGTTTATCTACTCTCGCGAGGAAGGCCACGAGGTCATCCTCCGCAAAGTGGAGGTGCGAACCTCCAGTCAGTAA
- a CDS encoding Hsp70 family protein gives MAEYVGIDLGTTLSGLAYLKPDGNPEIVPNSDGERLTPSVVFFEAHEDIKLVGSPARDGGDPDRTVFQIKRHMDDPEYLVEIDGKKWTPAEISALILAKLKRDCTKIIGDINEVVITVPANFNELARKSTIAAAEMAGMRVRRLVNEPTAAAVYYAHHQGVKGRILVYDLGGGTLDVTILQVEGDNIRILTSEGARHLGGSNFDDLLLESYAEQYTKQTGAPLYSDERHRRRVLLATEDAKKMLSKLQRVNDTVANDKNDGLARIDLTRDGFEKTIRHMLTRTVMLVEQALDSAKLKASEIDHVVLVGGSTRIPKVKTILEKMFGKTPKSCGNVDECVALGAALFAKKSSRIQEVCNASYGTVAMVYNAKTGEEKLMNSIVIPKNTPIPCSRTQVYQTSEDNERVIEVDITQGEDEDAKFVDIIGRITLEVPPNRPKGCEVAVTFSYDENQRVRALVVDKQSGRSREVAVSYKGAGVLSDEDLKRKSAHLRTMRIE, from the coding sequence ATGGCAGAATACGTTGGCATTGACCTCGGAACCACGCTCTCCGGGCTCGCTTATCTAAAACCGGATGGCAATCCGGAAATCGTTCCCAATTCCGATGGCGAACGGCTGACGCCTTCCGTCGTTTTCTTTGAGGCGCACGAAGACATCAAGCTTGTGGGTAGCCCGGCCCGGGATGGTGGCGACCCTGATCGCACGGTCTTCCAGATCAAACGCCACATGGATGACCCCGAGTATCTGGTGGAAATCGATGGCAAGAAATGGACCCCCGCCGAGATCTCCGCCCTCATCTTGGCCAAGCTCAAGCGCGATTGCACCAAGATCATCGGCGACATCAACGAGGTGGTCATCACCGTGCCGGCGAACTTTAACGAACTGGCACGTAAGAGCACCATCGCTGCGGCAGAGATGGCGGGCATGCGCGTGCGTCGCCTCGTGAATGAACCGACCGCAGCCGCGGTTTATTATGCGCATCACCAAGGGGTGAAGGGCCGCATCCTGGTCTATGACTTGGGCGGTGGCACCTTGGACGTGACCATCCTGCAGGTGGAGGGCGATAACATCCGCATCCTCACCAGTGAAGGCGCACGCCATCTGGGCGGCAGCAACTTCGATGATCTACTGCTGGAGTCCTACGCCGAGCAATACACGAAGCAGACCGGTGCTCCCTTGTATTCCGATGAGCGCCATCGCCGCCGTGTGTTGCTGGCCACCGAAGACGCCAAAAAGATGCTGTCGAAGCTGCAACGCGTGAATGACACCGTGGCCAATGACAAAAACGATGGTCTGGCTCGCATTGATCTCACTCGCGATGGCTTTGAAAAAACGATCCGGCACATGCTGACCCGCACCGTGATGCTGGTGGAGCAGGCTCTGGATTCCGCCAAGCTCAAAGCCTCGGAGATTGACCATGTGGTGTTGGTCGGCGGCTCGACGCGTATTCCCAAGGTCAAAACCATCTTGGAGAAGATGTTCGGGAAGACCCCGAAATCCTGCGGCAACGTAGACGAATGCGTGGCCCTCGGTGCTGCCTTGTTCGCCAAAAAATCCTCCCGCATCCAAGAGGTGTGCAATGCCAGCTACGGCACGGTGGCGATGGTCTATAACGCCAAGACGGGTGAGGAAAAACTGATGAACTCCATCGTCATCCCAAAGAACACCCCCATCCCCTGCTCACGCACGCAGGTTTACCAAACCAGCGAGGATAATGAGCGCGTGATCGAGGTGGACATCACCCAGGGCGAGGATGAAGACGCGAAGTTCGTGGACATCATTGGCCGAATCACCCTGGAAGTGCCGCCCAATCGCCCTAAGGGTTGCGAAGTGGCCGTGACCTTCAGCTACGATGAAAACCAGCGCGTGCGCGCCCTGGTGGTGGACAAGCAATCGGGCCGCAGCCGTGAGGTGGCGGTCAGCTACAAGGGGGCTGGCGTGCTCTCAGACGAAGACCTTAAACGCAAGAGCGCCCACCTGCGCACCATGCGCATCGAGTAA
- a CDS encoding HNH endonuclease, which yields MNDVLNKTTVLVLNRNWQAIGVKTPADAFSMMATGNATALKISAEDDMTPVTWEDWVKLPVNEGDNSIGTVHGPVRVPTVLVLARFDRVPKRRPKFCAKAIWERDGGVCQYTGRKLKPSEGNIDHVIPVSRGGKSTWDNCVLADKKVNSKKGSKLPEEAGLKLLRRPSAPREVPVTQLIRNTYQVRDWEVFLAHAGIFQTDRAVS from the coding sequence ATGAACGATGTGTTGAATAAAACGACCGTGTTGGTTTTGAATCGAAACTGGCAGGCCATCGGCGTCAAAACGCCCGCCGATGCCTTCAGCATGATGGCGACAGGCAATGCCACAGCGCTGAAAATCTCTGCCGAAGATGACATGACGCCTGTCACCTGGGAAGACTGGGTCAAGCTGCCCGTCAACGAGGGAGACAACTCCATTGGCACCGTCCACGGTCCCGTTCGTGTGCCCACGGTGCTCGTGCTCGCTCGATTTGACCGGGTGCCGAAGCGTCGTCCTAAATTCTGTGCCAAGGCCATCTGGGAGCGCGATGGTGGAGTCTGTCAATACACCGGGCGTAAGCTGAAGCCTAGTGAGGGGAACATTGACCACGTCATTCCCGTTTCTCGTGGAGGCAAAAGCACCTGGGATAACTGCGTGCTGGCCGATAAAAAGGTGAATAGCAAAAAGGGCAGCAAGCTGCCTGAAGAAGCGGGTCTCAAGCTGCTCCGCCGCCCTTCTGCACCTCGTGAAGTGCCCGTGACCCAACTCATCCGCAACACCTATCAAGTGCGGGATTGGGAGGTCTTCCTGGCCCATGCGGGGATCTTCCAGACGGATCGTGCGGTAAGCTGA
- a CDS encoding RtcB family protein, producing the protein MNSQSLIHLGVPEGLALASGMAFIACYVREGGDTSKLEEEISAIVADPAKFLGDPLREVFARHLYAPAYKQRDTLAPWQQWGSGLDAEAVRQLANACALPVAVAGALMPDAHPGYGLPIGGVLATDHCVIPYAVGVDIACRMRLSVYDRKANIIPGQKGRLANILESETNFGMGGAFKDKRHHEVMDEDWNVSPITRRFKDKAWAQLGTSGSGNHFVEFGAFDVNADQAAALTESGFDLPPGEYLALLSHSGSRGAGAQVCQHYSQIAMERRYDLPKEMKHLAWLTFEEEAGQEYWAAMNLMGRYAAANHALIHKRIAKKVGAHVILDIENHHNFAWKETHLINGQEREVVVHRKGATPASQGELGVIPGSMATPGFVVRGQGKAESLNSASHGAGRVMSRSKAQQSFTWSGVRKQLASAGVELLSAGLDEVPGVYKDIHGVMAAQQDLVEVLGQFLPRIVKMCPAGEKAED; encoded by the coding sequence ATGAACTCTCAATCTCTCATCCACCTCGGCGTGCCCGAGGGACTGGCTCTTGCTTCGGGCATGGCGTTCATCGCCTGTTATGTCCGCGAGGGTGGTGACACCTCTAAGCTGGAGGAGGAAATCAGTGCGATTGTCGCAGATCCAGCCAAGTTTCTCGGTGATCCTCTGCGCGAGGTCTTTGCCCGTCATCTTTACGCCCCGGCCTACAAGCAGCGTGATACGCTTGCCCCCTGGCAGCAATGGGGATCGGGACTCGATGCTGAAGCGGTGCGGCAACTGGCCAATGCCTGTGCTTTGCCTGTTGCAGTGGCGGGTGCTTTGATGCCGGATGCACATCCAGGTTACGGCCTACCCATTGGCGGTGTGCTGGCCACGGATCACTGCGTGATCCCCTATGCCGTGGGCGTGGATATCGCCTGTCGCATGCGACTCAGTGTGTATGATCGTAAGGCCAATATCATCCCCGGCCAAAAAGGACGACTCGCCAATATCCTGGAGAGCGAAACCAACTTTGGTATGGGTGGTGCCTTCAAAGACAAGCGACACCATGAGGTGATGGATGAGGACTGGAATGTCTCGCCCATCACCCGACGATTCAAAGACAAGGCCTGGGCTCAGCTCGGCACCAGTGGCTCGGGCAATCACTTCGTCGAGTTTGGTGCTTTCGATGTGAATGCCGATCAGGCCGCCGCGCTGACGGAGTCGGGTTTTGATCTCCCTCCGGGAGAGTATCTGGCTCTGCTGTCTCACAGTGGATCGCGAGGCGCTGGAGCTCAAGTGTGCCAGCACTACAGCCAGATCGCCATGGAGCGTCGTTACGACCTGCCCAAAGAGATGAAACACCTCGCCTGGCTGACCTTTGAGGAAGAAGCGGGCCAGGAATACTGGGCGGCCATGAACCTGATGGGCCGCTATGCAGCGGCTAACCATGCTCTCATTCACAAGCGCATCGCCAAAAAGGTAGGAGCTCATGTGATCCTAGACATCGAGAACCATCACAACTTTGCCTGGAAGGAAACGCACCTCATCAACGGTCAAGAGCGCGAGGTCGTGGTGCATCGTAAAGGTGCCACTCCCGCCTCTCAGGGTGAGCTGGGAGTCATTCCCGGTTCCATGGCCACACCAGGCTTCGTGGTGCGTGGTCAAGGCAAAGCGGAGTCTCTCAACAGCGCCTCACACGGAGCCGGTCGCGTCATGAGCCGCAGCAAGGCCCAGCAGAGCTTCACCTGGAGCGGCGTGCGCAAGCAACTCGCCTCGGCCGGGGTGGAACTCCTCAGCGCCGGGCTCGACGAAGTGCCTGGAGTTTACAAAGACATCCATGGCGTGATGGCGGCTCAGCAGGACCTCGTGGAGGTGCTCGGGCAATTCCTGCCGCGTATCGTTAAGATGTGCCCTGCAGGAGAAAAGGCGGAGGATTGA